A genomic region of Streptosporangium lutulentum contains the following coding sequences:
- a CDS encoding helix-turn-helix transcriptional regulator, with protein MTTVMKPSTRPLTTAEIAALALSLAHMGSGPQAITARRGLRHAFEHMELDDEVIATTLETLTSPMPPATADRARTIANAITSRLVIRLHYQDVTGRITVRDVDPVTCMVHREYWYLVGMCRMRHAIRAFRFDRIVATEPTFMPARPHMVENFLPFQGRRAA; from the coding sequence ATGACTACCGTCATGAAGCCCTCCACCCGCCCGTTGACGACCGCCGAGATCGCCGCCCTCGCCCTGTCCCTCGCGCACATGGGTTCGGGCCCTCAGGCCATTACCGCCCGGCGCGGCCTGCGCCACGCGTTCGAGCACATGGAGCTCGACGACGAGGTCATCGCCACCACACTGGAGACCCTGACCTCACCGATGCCCCCGGCGACCGCCGACCGGGCCAGGACCATCGCCAACGCCATCACCTCGCGCCTCGTGATCCGCCTCCACTACCAGGACGTGACCGGCCGGATCACCGTCCGCGACGTCGATCCGGTGACGTGCATGGTCCATCGCGAATACTGGTACCTCGTGGGCATGTGCCGCATGCGCCACGCGATCCGGGCCTTCCGGTTCGACCGGATCGTCGCCACCGAGCCCACCTTCATGCCCGCCCGCCCGCACATGGTGGAGAATTTCCTGCCCTTCCAGGGCAGGCGCGCGGCGTGA